The sequence AAGACTCTGAAACTGAAGCTGAAGGATGGACAGTTATTAATTCTTTACGCGGAGGAGCTGCGGGAGGAGGAACAAGAATGAGAAAAGGCTTGGATATGAATGAAGTTTTATCATTGGCAAAAACGATGGAAGTTAAATTCTCAGTTTCTGGACCTGCAATTGGCGGTGCTAAATCTGGAATTAATTTTGACCCAAATGATCCTCGCAAAAAAGGTGTTTTGCAACGTTGGTACAAAGCCGTTTCACCTTTATTGAAAAGTTACTACGGAACCGGAGGAGACTTGAATGTTGATGAGATTCACGAAGTTATTCCAATGACTGAAGAATGTGGCGTTTGGCATCCGCAGGAAGGTGTTTTCAACGGACATTTCAAACCAACTGAAGCTGATAAAATCAACAGAATTGGCCAATTGCGCCAAGGTGTTATCAAAGTAATTGAAAACCCAAAATTCTCTCCAGACGTTACCAGAAAATATACCGTTGCCGATATGATTACAGGTTATGGCGTTGCCGAAGCGGTTCGTCATTTCTATTCTATTTATGGAGGCGAAATTAAAGGCAAAAAAGCAATCGTTCAAGGTTTTGGAAATGTTGGATCTGCAGCTGCTTTTTATTTGGCTGAAATGGGCGCAAAAGTGATCGGGATTATTGATCGCGACGGAGGATTAATCAAAGAAGAAGGTTTTTCATTTGAAGAAATCAGAACTTTATTTTTAAACAAAGACGGAAACAAATTAGTTGCTGAGAATATGATTCCGTTTGAAGAAATCAATTCTAAAATCTGGACAATTGGTGCTGAAATTTTTACGCCTTGTGCGGCTTCAAGATTGGTAACTCAAGCACAAATTGATAGCTTAATCGCAAATGGATTAGAAGTAATTTCATGCGGTGCAAATGTACCTTTTGCTGACAAAGAGATTTTCTTCGGATCAATTATGGAAGAAGTGGATCATAAAGTAAGCTTGATTCCAGATTTCATTTCAAATTGCGGAATGGCAAGAGTTTTTGCTTACTTCATGGAGAAAAAAGTTCAAATGACAGATGAGGCTATTTTTAATGATACTTCTGAAACGATTAAAAATGCGATCGTAAAAGCGCATGCTTTGAGTTCATCAAAAACAAATATTAGTGCAACGGCATTCGAAATTGCATTGAAACAGTTAGTGTAATTTTTTTATACTTCATTTCTAAGCGGGCTAAATATTAGCTCGCTTTTTTTTAACCGCAATGCACGCAAAGTTCACAAAGTTGTTTGTTTTTAAATCTCGCAAAGTCGCGAAGTCGCAAAGGACTTAAAAAGAAAACTTTGCGACTTCGCGACTTTGCGAGAAATAAATTAGCGTTCTTTGCGCAAAACCTTTGCGTGCATTGCGGTTAAATTCCTTCTTTCATTCTAAACAATTTTTACTACTTTTAAACGTTTTTAAAATAATACATTTCAAAATTCAGAATTAAATGAGTTCCCCTATTTTTTCGGACCAAAAGAAATCGTTACTATACACTACGGCTATCTATGCCGTAATAATTCTATCATTGTTTTTTATACGTTTTTGGCCGCCATATAATCCAGAAAATAATGTTGCACTTGCTGATGGCGGTGGTGGCGGTGGCGGAGTAACGGTAAACTTTGGCGATAGTGATTTAGGTTCTGGCAAAAATTATAAAAGCGAAGTTTTGGAAGTGAAAAACAATGTGAAACAAGCACCAGCAAAAGCAACTCCTGAAGAGGAAGCCATAATTTCGCAAGAAAACACAACTACAGACAATGATGTTGTTATTCCAACAAAGGAAAAACCTAAAAAACCTGTACCTGTTGAAAAACCAATACAAAAACCAGTACCTGAGAAACCGAAAGTTTCCAATTCTACAAACGATGCTCTATCAAGCATTTTAAAAGGTTCAAATAAAGGTGGCGATGGAGATGATAAAGTGGCGGGAAATAAAGGAAAATCAAACGGAAGTTTGAATTCGAATGGCTATTACGGAAGTGATGGCTCTGGAGGAGGAACCGGAGGCGGTAACGGAACCGGGCACGGAATTGGAACAGGAAGTGGTTACGGAGCCGGAAGTGGCGGTGGTTCTGGTGGCGGATCTGGATATTCTTTAGGAAACCGAAAAGCTTTATCTAAACCTGCTCCTAAATATACTTGCAATGAGGAAGGAAAAGTTGTGGTTGAAGTTACTGTTGATCAAAACGGAAAAACAATAAGCGCAACGGCCGGAATAAAAGGAACAACCAACACAGCTCCATGTTTATTAGACCAGGCGAAAATTGCCGCGATGAACACCAAATGGGAATCTGATAATGACGCTCCCGCAAAACAAGTTGGAAAAATTATTTATAATTTTAGTTTGAACTAAAAACACTAATTACACAGATTTTCACTAATCATTTTATACAAAAAAGGCTTTCAGAAATTTGAAAGCCTTTTTTGTATTCAGTTTCTAATATTAATACAGAGTCTAAAAAAATCAATTAAGTCAATTTTATAAATCCCATATTTGTGTCATGTTCTGGCAGCTTACTTAAAATTTTCAATTTCCCAATCTCTTAACCATTTTACATCATTCGCCAAACACGATCCCGTTTCACCGTTAAATTTTCTATAGCCAACAACATCATACTCATCGTCATTAGATTCCAACTGAATTACAACAACCACCTCGTGTAAATCATCATTTGGTTCCTCATAATCTATTAGTTGAGCCAGTGTTGGTAAATCTATATCACAAGTAGTATGTTTTTTTGCTTTATTTATACTAAAAGTTGCAAAACCATTTTTAACGTCAATATCTGTTGCAATTCTTCCAGAAATGAATTTTGTTTCCTTCCAATTTTCACGATTAATTGTAAAGAAATTATTAATGTTATTTTTCTCCATAATTGATTTTTAGACAAATGTCGATTCCCCTTACGTGGTCCACACCCTAATGATCATTTTACTTCGGACTAGTAGCAATTACAAACTTCAAATTGTTCTTCACTCCTATCTGCAAAACATCAACTAAATCTTGTACTTGCAAATTAAACGGAATTCGGACTACAACTGTTTGTTCTTTGTCTGTTCCTATTTTAGACATTAAACTCGTTTCCAAATTCTCAAAATCAACTGGTTCTTTGTCGATGTAGAATTTCTTATCTTCAGTAACAGATAAACTAATTAATTGCTTATTTGTCTTTTCATTTGCTTTGGCTTTTGGCAATGTCATTTTAATCACATTCGGATTCGCCAACGTTGAAATAATAAGGAAAAACAACAGCAGGAAAAACATAATGTCGCTTAATGACGAAGTCGCCACCTCAGCATGAAATCTTCTTTTTCTTTTAATCGACATGGCTTATGCTCTTTGAATTATGTTTACAAATTCTAAAATTTGCTTCTGAATTTTCAAGGCGAAATTATCAATTTTTCCGTTTAATAAGTGGTAAGCAGAATACGCAATAATACCCACAATTAATCCTGAACCTGAACTAATCATTTTTTCGTATAAACCTCCAGAAATGTTTCCGATACTGATATTTTCTGTAACCGAAATGCTGTAGAAAATCTTAATAACTCCTGAAATTGTTCCAATAAAACCAAGCGTTGGCGCAATACCCGCGATAAGTCCAAGGTGACCTAAATGCTTTTCCATTTCGCCAATCTCAATATCAGCGGCGCGGTCCATGTTTGATTCGATTTCGGCAATTGGCCTTCCAATTACTAAAACGCCTTCTTTTAGGATATTTCCGGCTGCAGTGTTGCTTCTTTCTACAATTGTTCTTGCTAATTCAATATTTCCCGCATTCAATTTATCTCCAACATCTTGCATCAATCGGCTGTCAATTTTTGATGCTTTGCTGATATACATATAGCGCTCAAAAATGACATAAATAGTATAAAACAATAAAATAGCGATTGGAATAAGAAAAACTCCTCCTTTCATGATGAACCCAAACATTGAAATTTCTTGTTCTGGAGCGATTTTTTCGATAACTACGTTAGATGCTGCG comes from Flavobacterium sp. KACC 22761 and encodes:
- a CDS encoding MotA/TolQ/ExbB proton channel family protein, with translation MFSFIQLQADTIANAASNVVIEKIAPEQEISMFGFIMKGGVFLIPIAILLFYTIYVIFERYMYISKASKIDSRLMQDVGDKLNAGNIELARTIVERSNTAAGNILKEGVLVIGRPIAEIESNMDRAADIEIGEMEKHLGHLGLIAGIAPTLGFIGTISGVIKIFYSISVTENISIGNISGGLYEKMISSGSGLIVGIIAYSAYHLLNGKIDNFALKIQKQILEFVNIIQRA
- a CDS encoding energy transducer TonB, which translates into the protein MSSPIFSDQKKSLLYTTAIYAVIILSLFFIRFWPPYNPENNVALADGGGGGGGVTVNFGDSDLGSGKNYKSEVLEVKNNVKQAPAKATPEEEAIISQENTTTDNDVVIPTKEKPKKPVPVEKPIQKPVPEKPKVSNSTNDALSSILKGSNKGGDGDDKVAGNKGKSNGSLNSNGYYGSDGSGGGTGGGNGTGHGIGTGSGYGAGSGGGSGGGSGYSLGNRKALSKPAPKYTCNEEGKVVVEVTVDQNGKTISATAGIKGTTNTAPCLLDQAKIAAMNTKWESDNDAPAKQVGKIIYNFSLN
- a CDS encoding ExbD/TolR family protein, translated to MSIKRKRRFHAEVATSSLSDIMFFLLLFFLIISTLANPNVIKMTLPKAKANEKTNKQLISLSVTEDKKFYIDKEPVDFENLETSLMSKIGTDKEQTVVVRIPFNLQVQDLVDVLQIGVKNNLKFVIATSPK
- a CDS encoding Glu/Leu/Phe/Val dehydrogenase dimerization domain-containing protein, which codes for MKDLLQQFENKEPEIVFNWKDSETEAEGWTVINSLRGGAAGGGTRMRKGLDMNEVLSLAKTMEVKFSVSGPAIGGAKSGINFDPNDPRKKGVLQRWYKAVSPLLKSYYGTGGDLNVDEIHEVIPMTEECGVWHPQEGVFNGHFKPTEADKINRIGQLRQGVIKVIENPKFSPDVTRKYTVADMITGYGVAEAVRHFYSIYGGEIKGKKAIVQGFGNVGSAAAFYLAEMGAKVIGIIDRDGGLIKEEGFSFEEIRTLFLNKDGNKLVAENMIPFEEINSKIWTIGAEIFTPCAASRLVTQAQIDSLIANGLEVISCGANVPFADKEIFFGSIMEEVDHKVSLIPDFISNCGMARVFAYFMEKKVQMTDEAIFNDTSETIKNAIVKAHALSSSKTNISATAFEIALKQLV